One region of Trichosurus vulpecula isolate mTriVul1 chromosome 1, mTriVul1.pri, whole genome shotgun sequence genomic DNA includes:
- the LOC118837793 gene encoding protein SIX6OS1-like, protein MEEHKYRHRGKATQAVGCKPEAKRTVPGQRLGVPGPGPPISEVTLHRGPSRRGVSRKYEERQQTARISETKNFSEILEEKSKKLEKKKGFKERIFEEHGHFHVLNETLQNSRRFLPHNSQDLVKPVRNDRHFSEARGTDKKEESSSSHSTLSRTHFMPPEKKEFDDSLMSKYSQLSALKSTQNLMQFRLLIFEKQSNCKQTFYQGSTDSEYREKETERELKDLTDIPQDGHTGHMGKLEDNRDETEENIEKFPTTPEMPRFLGTPEFLKTPEYMEKLDFSKSPSSELLRNIGLETKSQKTAPAFSFRMGSSSTSPGFNLFESSEFGNENLPDQFDENYSSGNSNPVSSQKDIGGLFGKLEGEDTFTFPFSSEPSTHTFGDEKDDFSFSFSFEQDQQSSHSSSSSRFPSSQNSKQFTFF, encoded by the exons GCTGTTGGGTGCAAGCCAGAGGCTAAGAGAACGGTCCCGGGGCAACGCCTGGGGGTTCCTGGACCAGGACCCCCAATATCCGAAGTGACTCTTCACCGGGGGCCCTCCCGCCGAGGCGTCAGCAGGAAATATGAGGAAAG ACAACAGACTGCAAGAATTTCTGAAACTAAGAACTTTTCAGAAATTctagaagaaaaaagtaaaaaattagaaaaaaagaaaggatttaaagaaagaatttttgAAGAACATGGACATTTTCATGTATTAAATGAGACTCTTCAGAATAGTCGACGTTTTCTTCCTCATAATTCTCAGGATTTAGTCAAACCTGTAAGGAATGATAGACATTTCTCAGAAGCAAGAGGAacagataaaaaagaagaaagttcatCAAGTCATTCAACACTTTCCAGGACTCACTTCATGCCACCAGAGAAAAAGGAATTTGATGACTCTTTGATGAGCAAATATTCTCAACTTTCCGCTCTTAAAAGTACACAGAACTTGATGCAATTCAGATTGTTGATTTTTGAGAAACAATCTAACTGTAAGCAAACTTTTTACCAAGGAAGTACAGATTCTGAgtacagagaaaaagaaacagaaagagaattaAAGGATTTGACAGATATCCCACAAGATGGCCACACAGGACACATGGGCAAATTAGAAGATAATCGTgatgaaactgaagaaaacattgAAAAATTTCCAACCACTCCTGAAATGCCTCGATTTTTAGGAACTCCTGAATTTTTGAAAACACCTGAATATATGGAGAAATTAGACTTTTCTAAAAGTCCTTCATCTGAATTGCTTAGAAATATAGGACTTGAAACCAAATCACAAAAGACAGCACCTGCATTTTCTTTTCGTATGGGTTCTTCTTCCACATCACCTGGATTTAATTTATTTGAGTCTTctgaatttggaaatgaaaacttACCAGATCAGTTTGATGAAAATTATTCTTCAggaaattcaaatcctgtctcctcaCAAAAAGATATTGGAGGCTTATTTGGAAAATTGGAAGGAGAAGACACTTTTACATTCCCATTTTCATCAGAACCTTCAACTCATACATTTGGAgatgaaaaagatgattttagtttttcattttcatttgaacAGGATCAACAGTCATCACATTCTTCCTCTTCAAGCAGGTTTCCATCTTCACAAAATTCAAAacagtttacttttttttga